From Mugil cephalus isolate CIBA_MC_2020 chromosome 4, CIBA_Mcephalus_1.1, whole genome shotgun sequence:
CATAGCCAATCATAGAGAGCATATACTCCTTCTTGCTGTTCCAGTTCCCTCGCTCAGTATTCTCATCCCCATTGTTCACACCTGGGTCCTGCTCATTGAGAAGTCAAGTTATGTTCACAGTTATGTAATGTGTtcagaaaaataacttttaatcagAGGAGTCACTTTCTGAACAATGATTGTAATGAAGTACTGGTAAGATATTTCTGGTATAGGGGAGCAGAAACACCTGCTCAGTCTTTAAAGAGAATCTCCATCATAATTTACTCGCTTTGCTTAATTAAgattatctttatctttatacTGTAGCAGTCGATCACGCGACACAACTTTCAAAATATCTTACCATTAAAACAGAGAACTTAAAAAACTTACTACTACAAAAATTAAAGTTGTGATCTGAAGTACAAAGGAGAAGTTGTTTTTAGTAAAGTGGTGAAGTATCTAGTAGAATCCTACCTGTTCAACCACGGCAGAATTTTTGAAAATCAAATCCTTGACAGTTTTCCAGCCGTACTTCCTCATGTCTGTTCACCTGGGTGTTTAAGGTCTGCACAAGCAATTCAAATCATTCCCTCGGGTTACTTATAaagtccccccaccccctccaaaGATAAGTGAGGAATGTTTCCCGGCCAATCACCTTCCTGGATCCTCCCCCTTGACATGGTTGAGTCTGAATATTGTCTTATTAAACAGGAACATAATGTACATTAGTAGAGTGGAAGTTTCCCTTCTGATAACATTAGTGATTGATAATGACTCACCTACATATTCTCATCCTTATCTCTTGAGTGTTTCTTTATGATAATCATGTTTCTGAATATTTCCATCCCTAAAATGTCATGTTGTAAAATAGACCTACACGGTGACTCGAGTcctctcctcagcctcccctTAATATCGTTATGTCGTTTTCACCGATTGAGAGAAGGAACTCTGGAGCTGGGAGAGTCGCTCAGTGCTGAGTGGTGTGATTGTGACTCAGGTGAGTGACTCTACACCAGTAAACTGTTCATCATTACTACTCCCTAATACCGCCGATGTGATGGATGGTGCACTGGACTCATTTTGGTCACTGACATCAGCTAATAATGACCACTGTATTCTGCTGGCGTGCATGTGTCTCTATCCCCTGTAATCACAGCCTTGTGACCACAACCCTGTCAAGTGACAAAGAGTgatggatataaaaaaaaaacactctgcaGTAATTAGATTGTTACAAGTAGTGTTATTAATGGTTTATCCTCCAATATTCATGTTTAATCAACTAATAAATTATGTACATGAGTAGAAACAGATGCATGCAATGTAACAGTCCTGTACTAAATCTTATCTTCGTTAAAGGCTGTGgtatttagcatttgtttaaaacatttgaGAGACCTGTggattcaacttttttttgtttttttgtttttaatttcagagtCTGTGGTCTGTCCTGTTGTTGAATTGTACCGTGTTGTACCAACACATGTTTTCAAAATTATTACAGcctcattttagtcagtgagCTAGGTAACTTGGTGTATTTACCagtcagtcacaacattatgaccaggggaagtaaataacattgatcatctacAATGTTTAAGTGggaaaattttggacctggtattcaccTGGTATTATGTAAAATATGGATGTTACATAGACCAGACTAGGCAcacccactccatagcaatgacactccttgatgacggcaaccatccccagcaggatgcagcctgacacacacacacacacacacacacacacacacagaaatggcttaggatcaactcaaaaacatgaagaacagcacaaggtgttgacctggccctcagattcactagatcccaaactgatcaagtatctgtgggatgatccacagaggcccctcccctcaaccccaaagcccccactaacaacattgtgttaccagacaccacaggacaccctcagaagacccatgtccattctctaatgagtcacacctgttttggaggcacaagggagacctacacaatattaggaaggtgctcataatgttatgcctgatcagtgtatgtccaCTTTGTTGGCAATGGATATAATTGGTAGCATAGTAAAGGCATTTATCCAGTCCAGTGTTTTCGAGTTTCTATACAGAAAATGGTTAATTTACTCTCTGGTTTTAAACGTTAGGACGTGTTCAACAAATCGAGTCCGGTTAATGACTGATTTATCTGAGGGTTAGTTTGACACTTTTTTACTCTTTGTTCAGATTTTCAGCGTCAACCATGTTACAAAGAGCGGCCTAGCTCATCTCAAATTATGTTAGCTGAGTTTTACCCCTATTTGTACACAGATCCTCCTTTTAATCATTCCCTAGCCTGTATGTTTTCAGCAGTGAGTGAATAGAATTACCCTGTGCTGCTTGTTTCTCTGACAGCCTTGGGACTTAATGTGTGCATGGTGTTGTCATTGCAGCTGTGGCGGCTTGATGCTTTTCAGTGTGTGTCCTTAGCTATTATGGCAGATGACATTTGACCACAAGCTAACCACTAAAATATTCCTCATGCGTAATGACACAATGCAAGGATATAgtgaaaaatgataaatatagaCATCCTGTGTCCTAATCAGGTGACACATACAGAGTTTGGCCCTGATACAGCAGTGCATCATTattcacataaacaaacacacatcacgCTTACAGGTCATAAAGAGATAAGTCACAGTCAATGGGCAGCTGTTGATGCAAATAGTAAAAGATATTATTCAGAATGagttatgtatatatataattcaaaatactgtaaatttCCACAACAATTTGCTGTGTCAttcaaaaaatggtgaaaaaaaatggtaaaatcaTTGAACCACAGATTAGAGTAGGACTAGTGATCTATGACTCATCATGAATAAGACAAAAACATGCAGATATCTTTTTCCCTTTAAATCCCaacctttatttattctacAACAGGCTCGTAAACAAAAAACCCTTTGTCTGTATAATATTCAATGCATACAGGATGGAAAGATTTTTTCACGTCATATTTTCTCAGAGGAAAGTTGACACTACCGTGCAAAGAGGAAGCAGGAACAAGCAGCCACAGCATTGTTAACACCAAGACAAAATAACGTGTCCGACTGCAGTAGGATATTTACATGCAGCAAACATCATCATAAAGTGTTATAGTGTCCTATCTGATTCTGTTATGAAGCAACATAATTCAGATTAtacatattaaaaaagaaatcatcattttatgagacaaaataaaaaaaggcaagaagacaaacacagaaaaagaataGCCTCAAACTACAAACATTGGTTATAAAGGTCATTGATCCTCGTAGCAAAGTATAAGTAGGATCAGGGTCCAAGAAAGGCCATGTGTGGCTGGAACACTTTATTGAGCTTATGTGCTGTTATTTGATGGATAATAGCTCATATAAGCTGATCAGTCAGCAGTAAACCAAACCATCGCCTCTCTGTAATTAGGTTTTGACActagtcacaaaaaaaaaaaatgtgctacACTGTTGGTGTATGTTGTAAATTAAGCCTTGAGAGCAGATTGCAGCAAGCTGTGTGGTGTGCGTGGTCAGACCTCGATGGAGGAAGCCTGGCGCAGGCAAAGGGCTGACTCTGAAGGGATGTCCAGGCGGCTGATCTCGTTCCCATCCAGTCGCAGGGTTTGCAGTTTGGAGAAATTTGTCACGTCCACTACACTGCAGAAGCTACCCAGAGTGAACTCTGCAGATTAAGGACAGACAAGAAGGGCCTAATGAAGTTAATTCTGTGTAAATCTAACAGCTTTACAGTAACTACTCCAGTGACTTTACACTAAATTCgtaaatatttttgtaatgttttgtgattttgtgacTTTATTGTAGCAATGAATAGCTGCAATCAAAGTCAGAAccaaaagttggaaaaaaactTGTTTGTAACTGCTAAAAAAAACCAGACCTCCACTAAACAACTCCACAATGGCTGATTGAGAGGTTTTAAACCATGACATCTGGATCGTGAAACCTCTGATGTGAAACAGTGACTCAATGAAATCTTCTTACCTTTGATCTGGTTGGCTTGCAGATAAAGATGTTGcagtgtggtgctgatggatgGGATTCGCTCCAGCTTGTTgaagctcaggtccagctccaCCAGCCCAGTCACATTAAAGGTGTTAGGAGGGATTCCCTTGTCTGTTAGCTGGTTGTGGGCCATCCTCACATACTGCAGCTGAGTGAAACGGCCCAAGAAGCCCTCAGGTAGAGAGTCAATGGAGTTGAACTCCAGGTAGAGCTGGTGCAGATATTCAGGGAGACCATCCGGGATCTGGGACATTTTATGAAAAGAATGTTGTCACTGATGTTTGCTTCATGgggcatcacacacacaccttcttaCCAATTACCTTGGTCAACTTGTTGCCACTGATGTCAAGCAGAGTGAGGGATTTCAGAGCCTTCAGTGACGACCCTATGTCTGAGATCGCGTTATCGTGGAGATACAGGATGGTGAGGTTATCCATTCCCTCGAGTTCTGCAGGTGTCACCTGGGCAACAGTTGCCATCATTTTAACACTTTATCAGCTGAGGAGGcgtatttggtaacttcagcacacatgTTTTTTGCATTCCTGCCTCTCGGTCTGCTGGTGAGATGGTTTTCTCCCAGCCAACCAGTGAACATCAAGGCAACATTTCCAGGTCAGATATGGTCTGCAAGGTCCTGACCTCACCTCTGTATGCTTGGGGACTATGCATATGTGTAgtatgctgtgtgtttgtgtgtatgtgtttgcatgAATGGGGGTCTAGGGTATGGGGAGTtaggggtgtttgtttttttactgtaaagcactttgtgctgcatcttttatgtatgagaagtgctatataaataaaatttgattgactgagtttcagaaaatgtcacaaagtaaaaaagtcttcttatgcCCTGGAAATGACATCCTAGAGTGGAAATTTTTGAAGTTCCTGGTATTttaatgagtgccctataaagggttaaagtgtAATTTATCTCCTGTTATGCAACTAAGACATGGTACATGGATATAAAAGTGTGTTAAACATTACCTTTTCAATTTTGTTATGGTTGATTCTCAGATCTCGCAGAGAGCGAGGAAGGTTTGCAGGAATGCTGGTCAAGTTGTTGTGCTGTAGATACAAACGCTCGAGTCCCTCCAACTTCAGAAACACCTACAAGTTTAAGTGGAGAATTACTTAACATTTTCATAGTAGTAAAACCAACCACAATGAAACCAATAATAAAAGACCCTTGTTGCTAGATTTCATTAAGTGGTTTTTTCTCCTGGAAGCCAAGGCCAAAAAACACTCTTTCTAATAGTTCTCAACACAACTtctctgtgtgttattttgtctctttcttaTTTCTCTAATTATTGAGGATTTTACGATGTGTAAAACAGCGCCCGTCTAAATGTTACGTCACCAAATATGGCACTGCACTGTTGTCTGAAGGGAAGCCAAGAAGAGTTGGCATCtcttggtgaaaaaaaaagaaccaatcAGGTGGGGCTACTGTCATAACTCTACTTGCCTGTGATTGGCTAGGACTTTTGCCATGGGAAGCCAGCCACCGTTGGTTTCCCTTGGCCTCAGGCCAACATAGTAGCATCAAGCCATTGAGTGAAATAATGCCAAATAAGCAAGTTTGTATTGACATTTCATTAGCAGAATTAGCATGTGCAATGATGGAGTATTTGgagtatttattaaaaaaaaaaaaaaaaaaagacaaaggtgCCTCTACAGGTTAT
This genomic window contains:
- the fmoda gene encoding fibromodulin a isoform X1 translates to MHLVAVFLLSALLPLSLSHGNDPLGWLYGRWSHKYSLASLQASSSGGECPEECDCPPTFPIAMYCDGRGLTAMPTIPSRIKYLYLQNNAITTVPDAAMANATSLVWLMLHHNQLTSEGIGKKVFLKLEGLERLYLQHNNLTSIPANLPRSLRDLRINHNKIEKVTPAELEGMDNLTILYLHDNAISDIGSSLKALKSLTLLDISGNKLTKIPDGLPEYLHQLYLEFNSIDSLPEGFLGRFTQLQYVRMAHNQLTDKGIPPNTFNVTGLVELDLSFNKLERIPSISTTLQHLYLQANQIKEFTLGSFCSVVDVTNFSKLQTLRLDGNEISRLDIPSESALCLRQASSIEV
- the fmoda gene encoding fibromodulin a isoform X2 — encoded protein: MHLVAVFLLSALLPLSLSHGNDPLGWLYGRWSHKYSLASLQASSSGGECPEECDCPPTFPIAMYCDGRGLTAMPTIPSRIKYLYLQNNAITTVPDAAMANATSLVWLMLHHNQLTSEGIGKKVFLKLEGLERLYLQHNNLTSIPANLPRSLRDLRINHNKIEKIPDGLPEYLHQLYLEFNSIDSLPEGFLGRFTQLQYVRMAHNQLTDKGIPPNTFNVTGLVELDLSFNKLERIPSISTTLQHLYLQANQIKEFTLGSFCSVVDVTNFSKLQTLRLDGNEISRLDIPSESALCLRQASSIEV